gtaaaagtaagtgcatctctatattcctttaaaagttctctaaaacaacacctccaggcaacttcaacactttactaataccctcctccattcacatcccatctccccggattgtaaataacctaatgtacttattcttatgctatgtgaactcactatgttctctgctggctgtacatatcctactaaataagacctacactgtttcaatgtccacatttctctgttgatgcaattgttgatgactgaagttctgatatcaaccaaagctcctcatcccaccgcccggattgtaaataatgtgaataattcaatttatatactatgatgattaacttgtgtgatgactgtattatgctgatagtatatatttgtaccatgaattgattaacgtggaccccgacttaaacaacttattggggtgttaccaattgtagggaatatgtactgtactgtgcaatctactaataaaagtatcgatcaatcaatcaatcaatatgtataggggtgggacctaataactttacttcttcccactcccttttgagccaatcttgacatctacaaaagattagtcacatgcaatgttttcaatgtaggtgtaaaaataatgtatttatatatttctttggtattttatgtcattcttttgttttgtttgcatggctcaaaataaaccattcattcaaaaACATGGTCGTTTTTAACACAAAGTTGTGTTTAAaagaataatatacatatatgtattaaagTTGAATATATAGTATGTAGTAGAAATGGGAATTTTGTACGCTGATCTTAAATAATCGACACTTTTCAATAAATTAGTCTGTTTAAAAGTACACGTATTTGATTGATggatagtagattgcacagtacagtacatattccctacaattgaccactaaatggtaacaccccaataagtttttcaacttttttaaagtcgggtccatgttaatcaattcatggtacaaatatatactatcagcatcatTTTTAttcagcctttatttaaccaggtaacaATCCCGTTgtgatcaaagatctcttttccaagggaaaggttacaataaaaacagtaaagaACACAtacaacatcacatttacaacattaaaacttgctgaCACGACACATGTGCacacagacaaggtagactgcaatcctttaaactcattcaatgtCACAAGGGTTCGAAGTTGAATATTCctttgtaggttattccaagccttcggtgctgaaaatctaaatgctttcttgcccagttcagttcttactttggggatgacaaattgaaccacaTTCATTGAACGCGGATTGGGactttcttgtttttttgttaaaagacaagatggagtgatacaaagaatggttttgtagagGAAAACATACTGatgattgaggcgtcgagcacataaagatgtacatttaaccattgagtataagacacaatggtgagtaaggggagcgCAGTGGGtgataatacagtcatcacacaagttaatcatcatagtatatacattgaattatttacattatttactatccagggggtgggatgaggagttttggttgatatcagaacttcagtcatcaacaattgcatcaacagagaaatggacattgaaacagtgtaggtcttacttactaaaacggccttctttcatctccgtaatatcgctaaaattcgctccattctgtccactaaagacgctgagatcattatccatgcatttgttacgtctcgcctcgattactgtaacgtattattttcaggtctccccatgtctagcattaaaagattacagttggtacaaaatgcggctgctagacttttgacaagaacaagaacgtttgatcacattacgcctgtactgtatatacctttatatacatatatacatacatatatacctatactggctcacctgcactggcttcctgtgcacttaagatgtgactttaaggttttactacttacgtataaaatactacacggtctagctccatcctatcttgccgattgtattgtaccatatgtcccggcaagaaatctgcgttcaaaggactccggcttattagtgattcccaaagcccaaaaaaagtctgcgggctatagagctttttccgttcgggctccagtactctggaatgccctcccggtaacagttcgagatgctacctcagtagaagaatttaagtctcaccttaaaactcatttgtatactctagcctttaaatagactccctttttagaccagttgatctgccgtttcttttctttttcttctatctcccactctcctttgtggagggggtccggtccgatccggtggccatgtactgcttgcctgtgtatcggctggggacatctctgcgctgctgatccgcctccgcttgggatggtttcctgctggctccgctgtgaacgggactctcgctgctgtgttggatccgctttggactggactctcgcgactgtgttggatccattatggattgaactttcacagtatcatgttagacatccattgctttcctcctctccaaggttctcatagtcatcattgtcaccgatgtcccactgggtgtgagttttccttgcccttatgtgggcctaccgaagatgtcgtagtggtttgtgcagccctttgagacactagttatttagggctatataagtaaacattgattgattgattgattgacttagtaggatatgtacagccagcagatagcataagaacaagtatatacattagaagtacatttgagttgtttataatccggggagatgggatgtgaatggaggagggtattagtaaaatgttgaagttgcctggaggtgttgttttagagcacttttgaaggaatatagagatgcacttacttttacacctgttgggagtgcattccacattgatgtggcatagaaggagaatgagttaagacctttgttagatcagaatctgggtttaacatggtttgtggagctccccctggtgttgtggttatggcggtcatttacgatAAGGAAGTAGTTCGAGATGTActtgggtatcagggaggtgtaacggattttatagactaggctcagtgcaagttgtttgactctgtcctccaccctgagccagcccactttggagaagtgggttggagtgaggtgtgatctcactaaaagtaaccggactagcttgttctgggatgttaggagtctagatttgaggttTTTGGAGGTGctagggtaccaggaggtgcaagcgtaatggaaaaagggttgaatgagagtccccgctagaatcctcaaggagGTTCTGTAAAGGAATCTCGTTCTtttgttgacctttttgattaccatGGTTGCCAtcttatcacaggaaagattagcctctagaatggaacctaggtaggtgatgtcatctttcctggtgataacaatgtcacccacttttatagtgaagtcattaTTTATTACTTTTTGCGGTATGGACTACATATGTGGACAGTTATCCACCGAAAGTGTCTTACCATGAATtcattaaacaagttgaaaaacttattggggtgttaacatttagtggtcaattgtacggaatatttactgtactgtgcaatctactaataaagtttcaatcaatcaatcactagagcaggggtgtccaaacgtcaCAACATCAAAACACGCTGCGGCCATTTTGCTATTTTTCATTGTCGAAACTTTTTCCAATTAATCGTGATTTTTATTTCTAACAATTTTTagtcaaaaaaaaattaaaaaatctaagttttttttaatctgcactgaatttttgtacactgaatatTTCTGCCAGAATTTCTCTGCAGTTACTTTTTTTTGCCCTgaatttttacacaattttttttttacactgaatattgctgCCCATAGTTTTTTCTGCACCAAAGTTTTACACACTGAAATGttcttacactgattttttttttacacaatttttctgcactgaatgtttttgcattaaatatttctGCCCagaattttttcacactgaatttctacacactgttttttaaacattgaatattttttgcactgaattttaacactatttttttttacaatgaatattGCTGCCCATAATTTTTTCTGCACTGAagttttttgcattaaatatttctCCCAAGAATTTCTATTTTTTttgcacagattttttttacactgtatatTGCTGCCCATAATTTTTTCTGCACTGAAGTTTTACACACTGAAAATGTTCTTACACTGATTTCTTTTTACACactatttttctgcactgaagtTTTACACACTGAAATTTCCTTACACAGAATTTCTACactatttttctgcactgaaattttttgctttgaatattTGAGCCCAGAATTtttctgttcataatttttttacactgaatttctatacactgtttttttaaacactaaatatgttttgcacattttttttgcactgaatattgcatatttttttctgCACCTAAGTTTTACACACTGAAATGttcttacactgattttttttacacaattttttctgCCCCAAATTTTTctcttcataattttttttacactaaatttctatacacagttttttaaaaataaatatttttttgcactgaatttctGGACACTtacttttttacacttaaattttatacagtgattttttttcatacactaaatttctgtccagattttttttttttttacactcaattgtTCTGCAGTGAATTCAGACAaaacatatagttgatgtagataatCTATATatgctgtacatatttacattagaaaagagaagtgttggatacttctcttgttgtcttatttgtatttgactctaTTAAATGTTTGGTTAGAATTTCATTCAACAAAGTAGTTGTTTGGCACCcaaagttattaaaaaagtattgttgAATGGAGAATCGTTTTGGAGATTCGATTCTGAATTTTCAAATCATGTAGTGCCTAAAGATGAACAGCCCTACAATATATAGATTTAGTTTTAACTTTaagtcccccccccccaagtTTAGTCCCGGGGACtaagaagggtctcagtcataaaaatgttaaaaataagtaatttttcATTCAAGGCTTACAGTAAATcgctagatcaacttcaggtctatataaagttcaaaaatatatatttattttatcatgccctttttttcccccaaaaagaaccttgttttttatggcaaaaacatccTATGCAATATTTCTCCCAAAACATTTTCCAAAGTGGAATATTCCATGTAAAGTAATTGGAACATTAaagaggtcaataattcacaacattgattttaatcaaTTCTACATCTCCGAGCAATGGtagtttataataataaaaattcagaacattgattttgattattattattttttttcagcaatgacaggttttaataacaaaaaaatatttttttaatgtatttgttttaattaatgacagttaaaacattttttaaattgtattaccTGTTTTGActaatgacagttaaaaaaaatgaaatttaaatgttactatttttgcttgagttgaacattttttttaaatgttattactATTTTTGattaatgacagttaaaaaagaatcaaaatttaaatttttaatatttttgattgagttaaataaaatatttaaaattgtattactATTcgacagttttaaaaaatataaatcaaaaaatggatttacattttttctatattttttgacagttaaaataacccaaaaatgtatttacatttttttgtatttgtaattgaaagttaataaaatataaactttttttttttaaaattgtattattttagtttgacaattaaaaaaatatcataaaaATTGATTTGAACTTTTCATTTTTTTgattgagttaaaaaaatatacaaattgattttaattttactatttctgaatgagtaaaaaaaaattatcaaaacatTTATCTTcattttattactatttttgatagacagtaaaaaaaaaaaaaaaatccaaaaattgattttaattttatcaccagttttggttaatgacagttaaaaaaacataccACTAAATTATTGGGGATTAAAAATAAGTCCGTGATTGTGCGGCGGGCTATTAAACATGAGCTGCCGCACTTGGGACCCCCGTGCACGCCACGCCGTGAACGTCATGCGTGAGACGTGATCACATAGCTTCtttcacttcctgtttacagCCATCTTTCCTAaacgtagaagcatttaagtctcaccttaaaactcatctgtatactctagcctttaaatagacctcctttttagaccagttgatctgccgcttcttttctttctcctatgtcccctcctcccttgtggagggggtccggtccgatgaccatggatgaagtactggctgtccagagtcgtcgggacccaggatggaccgctcgcctgtatcggttggggacatctctacgctgctgatccgcctccgcttgagatggtctcctgtggacgggactctcgctgctgtcttggatccgcttgaactgaactctcgcggctgtgttggagccactatggattgaactttcacagtatcatgttagacccgctccacatccattgctttcggtcccctagaggggggtcctctccaaggtttctcatagtcagcattgtcactggcgtcccactggatgtgaattctccctgcccactgggtgtgagttttccttgcccttttgtgggttcttccgaggatgttgtagtcgtaatgatttgtgcagtcctttgagacatttgtgatttggggctacataaataaacattgattgattgacttcatgACTGAAAGCGCCCTTTTAAAAGTCAGACTAGCCTTACTTTCCTTCAGTTGCCATGGTAACGGCCGGATCTGCGTGGGCCAGTTGCCACTGGGCGTCGCTCACCAGCTTGTAATTGAGGCTGCGGTAGTCTTGGGGGTGGACCTGCCGCTGCCGCCACACCTCCTCGTACAGGCTGCGTACCACCGGAGGCAGCGGCGGGAAGCCGGCGTCTCTGGCCAGCGTGGCGAGGTACTCCCACTGGTTCCGCTCCATCACCATCAGGTGCCGGGGCGCCACACCGCGCTCCGCCTTCTCCCGCATCTCCAGCCGGACCTCGGCCTCCATCTGGGCCCGGGTCGGCAGGGCCACGGAACCTTCCAGCGTGGCCAGAGCGAACTGGACCTGCGGGGATAAGACGGCAAATGTTCCCTTCTGGATGGCGGCCCCGCCCCCTGCTCACCTGACAGTGGAAGTAGGGGAAGGGGCAGATGGTCTTGCAGAGGCCGATGAAGAAGAGCGAGGGGAAGGCGGGCGGCATCATGACGCGGTACAGCGGCGCCACAAAGTGGTCCTGGATGTCCAGCGCCAGCTGCCCGGCGTCCAGGAAGGGGAAGCTGTACTTGTAGCCGGTGCAGAAGAGCAGGACGTCCGCCTGCACCCGCCTGCCGTCCTgcaacacgtacacacacacacacacgctcgctCGCTACACATGTAAAGTATACGCGCTGGGACTTTGGTCACCTGGAAGCCAACGCTGCCGTCGTCCTCCACCGCCGCCACCAGCCCGGCCTGTTGGATCTCAGCGGGCAGAGGGAAGGTGAAAGGAGGCCGGCCGTGACTGAGAGTCACCTGCACAGGTAGAACGTGGAGGGTGAAGATGTAGTTCAgatacttgcaaaaaatattagGACAGCAGgagctgacacggccgctctaccatctgagccacgccgaccccaaatagatttttttgcatttaatcaatttttgttttttacgtCAAGTTATGCTgacagctccatccatccatccattttctaccgcttattcccttttggggtcgcggggggtgctggcgcctatctcagctacaatcgggcggaaggcggggtacaccctggacaagtcgccacctcatcgcggggccaacacagatagacagacaacattcacactcacattcaaacactagggccaaatttagtgttgccaatcaacctatccccaggtgcatgtctttggaagtgggaggggcctatcccacgcattcacggggagaacatgcaaactccacacagagagttcccgagcctggatttgaacccaggactgcaggaacttcgtattgtgaggcagacgcactaacccctctgccaccgtgaagcccgctgacAGGTCCATTGAACTAAAATGTGTTTATAATTTcacatttttctgcactgaatgttttgtttttgcataaaATTTCTATGCACTGACTTTTTTGACACATTATTTCTGCCCAGAATTTTTTACAACTTTTTTGCATATCATTTTTACATTAATATTTCTGTACTCAATTTATCCACTGAACATTTCTGCACCTAATTGTAACACACTGAGTGGTTCTTGCACGTAGAGTctgtacactgatttttttttacacaatatttctgCCTAGGATTTGTTTTACAACTTTTTTGCATTGAATTTTTACACTAATTTATCTGCACGGAATgtttttacagaatatttctgcccagattttttttttgcactgaaatttTTAACAATGATCTTCTTATACATTGAATATTTCTGTCCAGAATTTTTACCGCACtgaaatttttaacactgattttcTGGTGCACTGAATATTTCTGTCCAGAACTTTTTCTAGTTATTTACATTGAATTTCTATAAAtactatttttacactgaatatttctgtCCCAATTtctttacacttaatttttatacagtGATTTCTTTTTAATACCGAATATTTCTTCCCAGAGTTTTTTGCACGGattatttctgcactgaatttttatagttattttttaacactacatttttatagttatttacactgaatttctataaatactatttttacactgaatatttctgtCCCAATTtctttacacttaatttttatacagtCTTCCCAGAGTTTTTTGCACGGattatttctgcactgaatttttatagttattttttaacacatttttatagttatttacactgaatttctataaatactatttttacactgaatatttctgtTCCAATTtctttacacttaatttttatacagtCTTCCCAGAGTTTTTTGCACGGattatttctgcactgaatttttatagttattttttaacactacatttttatagttatttacactgaatttctataaatactttttttatacTTAATATTTCAATCCAGAATTTTTTACACTGCATTTTTTTGTTAACAATGAATTTCtatacatatattatttacaACGAATTtatttgaatacttttttgcATTGAATTTTTACACTAATTTATCTGCACGGAATgtttttacagaatatttctgcccagatttttttttgcactgaaatttTTAACAATGATCTTCTTATACATTGAATATTTCTGTCCAGAATTTTTACCGCACtgaaatttttaacactgattttcTGGTGCACTGAATATTTCTGTCCAGAACATTTTTACACTCACTTTTTCTAgttatttacactgaatttctataaatactatttttacactgaatatttctgtCCCAATTtctttacacttaatttttatacagtCTTCCCAGAGTTTTTTGCACGGattatttctgcactgaatttttatagttattttttaacacatttttatagttatttacactgaatttctataaatactttttttatacTTAATATTTCAATCCAGAATTTTTTACACTGCATTTTTTTGTTAACAATGAATTTCtatacatatattatttacaACGAATTtatttgaatacttttttgcATTGAATTTTTACACTAATTTATCTGCACGGAATgtttttacagaatatttctgcccagatttttttttgcactgaaatttTTAACAATGATCTTCTTATACATTGAATATTTCTGTCCAGAATTTTTACCGCACTGAAATTTTTAACGCTGATTTTCTGGTGCACTGAATATTTCTGTCCAGAACATTTTTACACTCACTTTTTCTAGTTATTTACATTGAATTTCTATAAAtactatttttacactgaatatttctgtCCCAATTtctttacacttaatttttatacagtGATTTCTTTTTAATACCGAATATTTCTTCCCAGAGTTTTTTGCACGGattatttctgcactgaatttttatagttattttttaacaataca
The window above is part of the Nerophis ophidion isolate RoL-2023_Sa linkage group LG04, RoL_Noph_v1.0, whole genome shotgun sequence genome. Proteins encoded here:
- the LOC133550842 gene encoding uncharacterized protein LOC133550842: MATRLQRVAVVGAGAAGLCAARHILSRPDRFAPPVLLELSAHVGGTWCYEERVGTGEDGRALLSSMYRNLRTNLPKEVMMFPDFPFREQPSSFLPHQEVRRYLEDYCAHYKIGPHIRLRTAVEAVKAVVTPTGATWEVTSSNGRRRTETFDAVFVCSGHYSDPYIPDVAGVDKFKGQVLHSHAYRSADAFAGLSVVVLGAHASGLDISLELANVGARVTLSHGRPPFTFPLPAEIQQAGLVAAVEDDGSVGFQDGRRVQADVLLFCTGYKYSFPFLDAGQLALDIQDHFVAPLYRVMMPPAFPSLFFIGLCKTICPFPYFHCQVQFALATLEGSVALPTRAQMEAEVRLEMREKAERGVAPRHLMVMERNQWEYLATLARDAGFPPLPPVVRSLYEEVWRQRQVHPQDYRSLNYKLVSDAQWQLAHADPAVTMATEGK